One genomic segment of Paraburkholderia phymatum STM815 includes these proteins:
- a CDS encoding YihY/virulence factor BrkB family protein yields the protein MELDSLSADKLQSVAKKQASWAVNAMKQFSENRCAAMAASIAFYAAFSLAPTLVMVIAVSGWFFGAEAARGELFRQVHAVLGNDAAAAVTTIVQNAHRSGGAGGIAAIISFVLLAIGASATFASLNSALNIVWPSVAPRASSVIALVRVRLISFGLVLGVAFLLIVSLVLDTAITFIGNWIWGNSPYVVIGNLLQLGVGWLVLAVAFAALLKFLPDAPVRWRDALVGGTVAAALFSAGKKLFALYLAHAGMANSFGAAGSLAVLLMWLYFSAVVLLLGAEFAAARGRMHDPRGAWGFARAAPPGSRAMLASVLAASTVAADVKRGPAPSSGGMASVPPATRASLAAKVMAMNDAGVGKAVTIGKTVLEAERHATRAAALTLVEARRKAASADQYVRRHPWSSVLVAAGTAMAVAAFARRRSGPHDATTPPDDRSAH from the coding sequence ATGGAACTCGATTCTCTGTCCGCCGACAAGTTGCAGTCGGTCGCGAAGAAGCAGGCTTCGTGGGCCGTCAATGCCATGAAGCAGTTCTCCGAGAACCGCTGCGCCGCGATGGCGGCGAGCATCGCGTTCTATGCGGCATTCTCTCTCGCGCCGACCCTCGTGATGGTGATCGCCGTGTCCGGCTGGTTCTTCGGCGCCGAAGCCGCCCGCGGCGAACTCTTCAGACAGGTGCACGCTGTGCTCGGAAACGATGCAGCGGCCGCCGTGACCACGATTGTGCAGAACGCGCACCGCAGCGGGGGCGCGGGCGGTATCGCGGCGATCATCTCGTTTGTGCTGCTCGCCATCGGCGCGTCCGCGACCTTCGCGTCGCTGAACAGCGCGCTCAACATCGTCTGGCCGTCCGTGGCGCCGCGAGCGTCGAGCGTCATCGCACTGGTACGCGTGCGGCTGATCTCGTTCGGGCTCGTGCTCGGCGTCGCGTTTCTGCTGATCGTGTCGCTCGTGCTCGACACGGCGATCACCTTCATTGGCAACTGGATCTGGGGCAACTCGCCCTATGTGGTCATCGGCAACCTGCTGCAGCTGGGCGTCGGCTGGCTGGTGCTCGCGGTCGCGTTCGCCGCGCTGCTCAAGTTCCTGCCCGACGCGCCCGTGCGCTGGCGCGACGCGCTCGTGGGCGGCACGGTCGCGGCCGCATTGTTTTCTGCGGGCAAGAAGCTGTTCGCGCTATATCTCGCGCATGCCGGCATGGCCAACTCGTTCGGCGCAGCGGGCTCGCTTGCCGTGCTGCTGATGTGGCTGTACTTCTCAGCTGTGGTGCTGCTGCTCGGCGCCGAATTCGCTGCGGCGCGGGGACGCATGCACGATCCGCGCGGCGCGTGGGGCTTCGCGCGCGCCGCGCCGCCGGGAAGCCGCGCGATGCTGGCCTCGGTGCTGGCGGCATCGACGGTCGCCGCCGATGTGAAGCGCGGCCCCGCGCCTTCATCTGGCGGCATGGCGAGCGTGCCGCCGGCGACGCGTGCATCGTTGGCAGCGAAAGTCATGGCGATGAACGACGCGGGCGTCGGCAAGGCCGTGACGATCGGCAAGACCGTCCTCGAGGCTGAAAGGCACGCGACGCGCGCCGCCGCGCTCACGCTGGTCGAGGCGCGCCGCAAAGCCGCTTCCGCCGACCAATATGTCAGGCGGCATCCGTGGAGTTCGGTGCTGGTCGCAGCGGGCACCGCGATGGCCGTCGCCGCGTTCGCCCGGCGCCGCAGCGGCCCCCACGACGCGACAACGCCGCCCGACGACCGGTCCGCACATTAA
- a CDS encoding alpha-E domain-containing protein, whose protein sequence is MLSRTADHLFWMARYMERAENTARMLDINLKAQLLPQTPEQEERAQRSVLRISELEHAFAQRYDEPTRENVLDFMIADPTNPSSIHSCLQAARENARAVRGTLTTEWWETINDTWLEFNERAAHGQVTSNPAALFEWVKFRSHLSRGVTIGTALQDDAFFFTQLGTFLERADNTARILDVRFADAEPNSREAARQLEDFYYWTSILSSVSALEIYRKVYRDVVTPARVVELMILNSQMPRSLLASLDGVCENLAMLRTQGSNQCERFAGKLRAELLYADIRQIFEAGLHAWLTQFLARVFELGNMVARTYLMLPVA, encoded by the coding sequence ATGCTGAGCCGCACCGCCGATCATCTGTTCTGGATGGCCCGTTACATGGAGCGTGCCGAGAATACCGCACGTATGCTCGACATCAACCTGAAAGCACAACTGCTGCCGCAAACGCCCGAGCAGGAGGAACGCGCGCAGCGTTCGGTGCTGCGCATCTCCGAGCTCGAACACGCGTTCGCGCAGCGTTACGACGAACCCACACGCGAAAACGTGCTCGATTTCATGATCGCCGATCCCACGAATCCGTCGAGCATTCATTCATGTCTTCAGGCAGCGCGCGAAAACGCGCGTGCGGTGCGCGGCACATTGACGACGGAATGGTGGGAAACGATCAACGACACGTGGCTCGAATTCAACGAGCGCGCGGCGCATGGCCAGGTGACGAGCAATCCGGCCGCGCTGTTCGAATGGGTGAAGTTCCGCTCGCATCTGTCGCGCGGCGTGACGATCGGCACCGCGCTGCAGGACGACGCGTTCTTCTTCACGCAGCTCGGCACGTTTCTCGAACGTGCGGACAACACGGCGCGCATTCTCGACGTGCGTTTTGCCGACGCCGAGCCGAATTCGCGCGAGGCCGCCCGTCAGCTCGAAGACTTTTATTACTGGACGTCGATTCTCAGTTCGGTCTCGGCTCTGGAAATCTATCGCAAGGTGTATCGCGATGTCGTGACGCCCGCGCGCGTCGTCGAGCTGATGATCCTCAATTCGCAGATGCCGCGTTCGCTGCTGGCGTCGCTCGACGGCGTCTGCGAGAACCTTGCGATGCTGCGCACGCAAGGCTCGAATCAATGCGAGCGCTTCGCGGGCAAGCTGCGCGCCGAACTGCTTTACGCGGATATCCGGCAGATTTTCGAAGCGGGCCTGCACGCGTGGCTTACGCAGTTTCTCGCCCGCGTGTTTGAACTCGGCAACATGGTCGCGCGTACCTATTTGATGCTGCCTGTTGCCTGA
- a CDS encoding porin translates to MKRIALSTLSLALLGAAGAAHAQSSVTLYGLIDDSIQFVHNTVDASGNNKNLWGLAAGNLQGSRWGMKGTEDLGGGLKAIFQLESGFNPNNGKMGSYGTGTKLFGRQAYVGLTHDAYGTVTLGRQYDPLVDLVQPLTADNYFGSTFTTPGDVDNNDNSSRTNNAIKYVSPVWSGFQFEGMYALGGVAGSTGAGQSWAGAATWAGGPFSVAAGYFRMENGNTLASRGLTPATAGVGPGTWNASGTSDGTFDGSTINSGYQSAKSIDITSAAAQYVTGPFTFNIRYSFAQYKPDGFSAFHEQEKYHVAGGYAGYQLTPAMLIGLGYTYTHGAGDTSATYHQVSLGGDYNLSKRTDLYLIGAYQHANGTQRIDGTRTATATASVGSYGFQSASSSQEIVSLGIRHKF, encoded by the coding sequence ATGAAACGAATCGCACTGTCGACCCTCTCGCTGGCATTGCTCGGCGCTGCAGGCGCAGCACATGCACAAAGCAGCGTGACGCTCTATGGCTTGATCGATGACTCGATCCAGTTTGTGCACAACACCGTTGATGCCAGTGGCAACAACAAGAATCTGTGGGGCCTCGCTGCCGGCAATCTGCAAGGCAGTCGCTGGGGCATGAAAGGTACGGAAGACCTGGGCGGCGGCCTGAAGGCAATTTTCCAGTTGGAAAGCGGCTTCAACCCGAACAACGGCAAGATGGGTTCGTACGGCACGGGCACGAAGCTGTTTGGCCGTCAGGCGTACGTCGGCTTGACGCACGACGCATACGGTACGGTTACGCTGGGTCGCCAGTACGACCCGCTGGTTGACCTGGTTCAGCCGCTGACGGCTGACAACTACTTCGGCAGCACGTTCACGACACCGGGCGACGTTGACAACAACGACAACAGCTCGCGTACGAACAACGCAATCAAGTACGTCTCGCCGGTATGGAGTGGCTTCCAGTTCGAAGGCATGTACGCACTGGGCGGCGTTGCAGGCTCGACGGGCGCAGGCCAGTCGTGGGCAGGTGCAGCGACGTGGGCAGGTGGTCCCTTCAGCGTTGCAGCTGGCTACTTCCGCATGGAAAACGGCAATACGCTGGCCAGCCGCGGCCTCACCCCGGCGACGGCCGGCGTCGGCCCGGGCACGTGGAATGCGAGCGGCACCTCGGACGGCACGTTCGATGGATCGACGATCAACAGCGGCTACCAGTCAGCGAAGTCGATCGACATCACGTCGGCAGCTGCGCAATACGTGACGGGTCCGTTCACGTTCAACATCCGTTACAGCTTCGCGCAGTACAAGCCGGATGGCTTCTCGGCCTTCCACGAGCAGGAGAAGTACCACGTCGCAGGCGGCTATGCGGGTTACCAGCTCACGCCGGCCATGCTCATCGGTCTGGGCTATACCTACACGCACGGTGCTGGCGACACGTCGGCTACGTACCATCAGGTTTCGCTGGGCGGCGACTACAACCTGTCGAAGCGCACTGACCTCTACCTGATCGGTGCTTACCAGCACGCAAATGGCACGCAACGTATCGACGGCACGAGGACGGCCACGGCGACTGCCTCCGTCGGTTCGTATGGCTTCCAGTCGGCCTCAAGCTCGCAGGAAATCGTCAGCCTCGGTATCCGTCACAAGTTCTAA
- a CDS encoding circularly permuted type 2 ATP-grasp protein has translation MRCYDEMRHFDDAVRPHYQRFERWLVQQGTEAIARKRAEADLLFRRVGITFAVNGDLSGTERLIPFDLIPRIIPRGEWQTLEAGLRQRVQALNLFIHDVYHERNIVRAGIVPADQVYTNAQYRPEMQGVDVPLGVYAHIAGVDVVRAGENGEFYVLEDNLRVPSGVSYMLENRKMMMRLFPELFVQNRIAPVAHYPDLLLDTLRSVAPEGVDDPVVVVLTPGMYNSAYFEHTFLAQQMGVELVEGKDLFVDDNYVFMRTTQGPRRVDVIYRRVDDDFLDPLAFRPDSALGVPGLLTAYRAGRVALANAMGTGIADDKSIYPYVPDMIEFYLGEKPILNNVPTYQCRKPDDLAYTLAHLPELVVKEVHGAGGYGMLVGPASTSAEIEAFRQRLIEKPAGYIAQPTLALSACPTFVETGIAPRHIDLRPFVLSGKTVTMCAGGLTRVALQEGSLVVNSSQGGGTKDTWMVD, from the coding sequence ATGCGATGCTATGACGAGATGCGTCATTTCGATGACGCCGTGCGGCCGCATTATCAGCGGTTCGAACGCTGGCTCGTGCAGCAGGGCACGGAAGCAATCGCGAGAAAGCGAGCCGAAGCCGATCTTCTGTTTCGCCGCGTCGGCATCACGTTCGCCGTCAACGGCGATCTGTCCGGGACGGAGCGGCTCATTCCGTTCGATCTGATTCCGCGCATCATCCCGCGCGGCGAATGGCAGACGCTCGAAGCCGGCCTCCGGCAGCGCGTCCAGGCACTCAACCTGTTCATCCACGACGTCTATCACGAACGCAATATCGTGCGCGCGGGTATTGTGCCCGCCGATCAGGTTTATACCAATGCGCAATACCGCCCCGAAATGCAAGGCGTCGACGTGCCGCTCGGCGTGTATGCGCATATTGCCGGCGTCGACGTCGTGCGCGCTGGCGAGAACGGCGAGTTCTACGTGCTGGAAGACAATTTGCGCGTGCCGTCGGGCGTTTCGTACATGCTGGAAAACCGCAAAATGATGATGCGGCTTTTCCCTGAGCTGTTCGTGCAGAACCGTATCGCGCCTGTCGCGCATTACCCCGATCTGCTGCTCGATACGCTGCGCTCGGTGGCGCCCGAAGGCGTCGACGATCCCGTCGTTGTCGTGCTCACGCCGGGCATGTACAACTCCGCTTACTTCGAGCACACCTTCCTCGCGCAGCAGATGGGCGTCGAACTGGTGGAAGGCAAGGACCTGTTCGTCGACGACAACTACGTTTTCATGCGCACCACGCAAGGGCCGCGCCGCGTCGATGTGATCTATCGCCGCGTCGACGACGACTTTCTCGATCCGCTCGCGTTTCGTCCCGACTCGGCGCTCGGCGTGCCGGGTCTGCTGACCGCGTATCGCGCCGGACGCGTCGCGCTCGCGAACGCGATGGGCACGGGCATCGCCGACGACAAATCGATTTATCCGTATGTGCCCGACATGATCGAGTTCTATCTGGGCGAGAAGCCTATCCTGAACAACGTGCCGACCTATCAATGCCGCAAGCCCGACGATCTCGCGTACACGCTCGCGCATCTTCCCGAGCTGGTCGTCAAGGAGGTGCACGGCGCGGGCGGTTACGGAATGCTGGTGGGACCCGCGTCGACGTCGGCGGAGATCGAGGCGTTCCGTCAGCGGTTGATCGAGAAACCGGCAGGCTATATCGCGCAGCCGACGCTCGCGCTGTCCGCGTGCCCGACTTTCGTCGAAACTGGTATTGCGCCGCGTCATATCGATCTGCGTCCGTTCGTGCTGTCGGGCAAGACCGTCACGATGTGCGCGGGCGGCCTCACGCGTGTCGCGTTGCAGGAGGGCTCGCTGGTCGTGAACTCGTCGCAGGGCGGCGGCACGAAAGACACCTGGATGGTCGACTGA
- a CDS encoding proteasome-type protease, producing MTYCVAMCVDEGLVFLSDTRTNAGVDHISTARKMSVFEVPGERMLVLLGAGNLSLTQAVLHELSEPTGPSRPTLWTVSTMADAARVVGQAVRDVHQREANALQEFGVDFNCSFILGGQIGDGDEGVAQPRPRLFMVYAAGNHIESSRVNPYFQIGESKYGKPIIDRVLVPSTPLDEAAKCALISMDSTLRSNLSVGLPLDLLVYQKDTLKVTRFVSIDQDNAYYQMIHRTWGERLRQVFSEIPEPDWQSTGDVPQNGHVGEMVLYRPPGALHMDADRGTPGADVRAAQTLAQADKPKARG from the coding sequence ATGACTTACTGTGTGGCGATGTGCGTCGATGAAGGGCTCGTATTCCTGTCGGATACGCGGACCAATGCCGGCGTCGATCACATCAGCACGGCGCGCAAGATGTCGGTGTTCGAAGTGCCCGGCGAGCGCATGCTGGTGCTGCTTGGCGCGGGCAACCTGTCGCTCACGCAGGCCGTGCTGCACGAGCTGTCCGAGCCCACCGGGCCGTCGCGTCCCACTCTCTGGACGGTATCGACGATGGCCGACGCGGCGCGCGTGGTCGGTCAGGCGGTGCGCGACGTGCACCAGCGCGAGGCGAACGCGCTGCAGGAATTCGGCGTCGACTTCAACTGCAGCTTTATCCTCGGCGGTCAGATTGGCGACGGCGACGAGGGTGTCGCACAGCCGCGACCGCGTCTGTTCATGGTCTACGCGGCGGGCAACCACATCGAATCGTCGCGTGTGAATCCGTACTTTCAGATCGGCGAGTCGAAGTATGGCAAGCCAATCATCGACCGCGTGCTGGTACCGTCCACGCCGCTCGACGAGGCCGCCAAGTGCGCGCTGATCTCGATGGATTCCACGTTGCGCTCGAACCTCTCGGTCGGGCTGCCGCTCGATCTGCTCGTCTATCAAAAGGACACGCTGAAGGTGACGCGCTTCGTGTCGATCGACCAGGACAATGCGTACTACCAGATGATCCATCGCACGTGGGGCGAACGGCTGCGCCAGGTGTTCAGCGAGATTCCCGAGCCGGACTGGCAGAGCACGGGCGACGTGCCGCAGAACGGGCACGTCGGCGAGATGGTGCTGTACCGGCCGCCGGGCGCGCTGCATATGGATGCCGACCGTGGCACGCCGGGCGCCGATGTGCGCGCGGCTCAGACCCTCGCCCAAGCGGATAAACCCAAGGCGCGCGGCTGA
- a CDS encoding transglutaminase family protein — protein sequence MFLTIRHDTFYRYEATVHYSIQQLRLTPSSGASQVVRRWTLDAPGKLDSTFDAYGNVLHTLVLNKPHDEIRVHVSGEIDTFALVDGRLGDDAGVIPLEHYTCATRLTDCDPAIRELAASVPLLDKPAALIALAEKIVDRVQFETGATAVSSTASQALALGKGVCQDHAHLMLACCRARGIPARYVSGYIEPGDVEHAASHAWVDVWLTGIGWVSIDVTHAAFASEMYCRLAAARDYEAASPVRGRRIGGLEETLDVSVSVKAQAQTPQ from the coding sequence ATGTTTCTGACGATCCGCCACGACACGTTCTACCGCTACGAAGCGACGGTCCATTATTCGATCCAGCAGTTGCGCCTCACGCCGTCGAGCGGTGCTTCCCAGGTCGTGCGGCGCTGGACGCTCGATGCGCCGGGCAAGCTCGACTCGACCTTCGATGCCTATGGCAATGTGCTGCATACGCTGGTGCTCAACAAGCCGCACGATGAAATTCGCGTGCATGTGTCGGGTGAAATCGATACGTTTGCGCTGGTCGACGGCCGGCTCGGCGACGACGCGGGCGTGATTCCGCTCGAACACTACACCTGCGCGACGCGCCTGACGGATTGCGATCCTGCGATTCGCGAACTGGCCGCGTCGGTGCCGTTGCTCGACAAGCCGGCTGCGCTGATTGCGCTGGCGGAGAAGATCGTCGATCGCGTGCAGTTCGAAACGGGCGCGACGGCTGTGTCTAGCACGGCATCGCAGGCCCTCGCGCTCGGCAAGGGCGTCTGCCAGGATCACGCGCATCTGATGCTTGCCTGCTGCCGGGCTCGTGGCATTCCGGCGCGCTACGTGAGCGGCTATATTGAACCCGGCGACGTCGAGCATGCGGCGAGTCACGCGTGGGTCGACGTGTGGCTGACGGGCATCGGCTGGGTGTCCATCGACGTCACGCATGCTGCGTTCGCCAGCGAGATGTACTGCCGGCTTGCAGCGGCGCGTGACTACGAGGCGGCGTCGCCCGTGCGCGGCCGGCGCATTGGCGGCCTCGAAGAGACACTCGATGTGTCCGTGTCGGTTAAGGCGCAGGCGCAGACGCCGCAGTAG